CCACCAACGCGTTTCCTTCATGTCATCTGCCGTGCCAACTACGCCAACTACCACACGGGTTCAAAGCGCGCATGTCCTTAACTCCCCACACTATACCACAACACGGAGACATTCTTTATACGGAACGGAAGATCGTATTATCCTTGACCCAGGTTCTCGTGTTTGGAAAGTTGGGTTCAGTGGGGAAGGCAAACCGCGGGATGTATTCTCAGTAAACGATGGAGAAGGATTATGGAACTTCAACACTATGCGACCAGCAGCAGAGAGAGAAGAGTTTGAGAAGTTGATAGAACAGAAGATCCAAGACTGGTTAAGAAAGGTATTCTATAAGTGAGTATCAGATTCAATTTACTCGTGCAAGGGATGTATTGAGTGATTTAGTGTTTTTGGGAAGTAAGTTGCTTGTAGATCCCAAGGCACGTAAAATCATAATCGTGGAACACCCATTGCTTCCCCTTTGCGTGAAGAATATGTTCGCCAAGGTGCTATTCCAAAACTTGCAGGTCAGTCCCCTTAATCCGATCGATCGAACATTTCGAACGAATAGAACAGGTTCCTTCTCTATCATTCGCCCCCAGCCATGTGCTGGCATTACTTGCAGCCGGACGCATCACCGGACTTGTCATTGACTGTGGTCACTTGGAAACGACTGTATTGCCTGTGAGCTTGTCCCAGTATCATCCATTACAACAATACTGACGCACGACAAGGTATTTACTTCCAGGCCCCTGTTTTCCCTTCTCTGTACGACCCCTCTCGCGGGTGCACGACTAACTACTCACCTCCGCGCACTTTTGCTACTACATGGCACATACATACCCCCGCAATCAACACTATCTGGTCCAGCGACCAGCATCCCAGAAATGCAACGCGCAAAACGTATACCCCCAAGCATACTCACAGATGCACTAGTCGAGACGATTAAAACGCGCGCATGCTTTGTGGGGTCCCCTATCTCGCCGGAGGACGACCAAGACCAAGATGTGACGATGATGGACATTGTGCCTACCCCTTCATCGGCGTCGGCGTCCGACGCCGGGCTTTACGATACGCCCCCAATGTCTGAGGTTCACACCCCCTTGAGGACAACAGCTTCGTCGACTGCGGGGTCGGTATCCGGAGCTGCGTCGGTATCTGGAGCTGGATCAGTATCTGGTGTGGGCCCAAGCCGCAGAGAAGAACGCGAGATAGACCCAATGGCAAAACATTCACGGGCTACTGATTTACGCATCGCGGTTGGCGTGGGTGCTGGGCGCGGAGTGGTCATCATCCCAGGTTGGGTGCGCGAACGAGCAGCTGAGGCATTGTTTACGGGCGGAGATGTGGATGAGAGGAGCGTGGCTGAGACTGTGCTTGATTGTCTGCGCAAGGTACGCACTCGATGAAACTCACCATTGCCTTTTAATCTTAGGCTGGTTATATATAGGTTCCGGTCGACCTGAGAAAAGAATTGATTTCTTCGTTACTTGTCGTTGGAGGCACATCAATGCTTCCAGGG
The nucleotide sequence above comes from Rhizoctonia solani chromosome 3, complete sequence. Encoded proteins:
- a CDS encoding actin, with translation MSSAVPTTPTTTRVQSAHVLNSPHYTTTRRHSLYGTEDRIILDPGSRVWKVGFSGEGKPRDVFSVNDGEGLWNFNTMRPAAEREEFEKLIEQKIQDWLRKVFYNKLLVDPKARKIIIVEHPLLPLCVKNMFAKVLFQNLQVPSLSFAPSHVLALLAAGRITGLVIDCGHLETTVLPVFTSRPLFSLLCTTPLAGARLTTHLRALLLLHGTYIPPQSTLSGPATSIPEMQRAKRIPPSILTDALVETIKTRACFVGSPISPEDDQDQDVTMMDIVPTPSSASASDAGLYDTPPMSEVHTPLRTTASSTAGSVSGAASVSGAGSVSGVGPSRREEREIDPMAKHSRATDLRIAVGVGAGRGVVIIPGWVRERAAEALFTGGDVDERSVAETVLDCLRKVPVDLRKELISSLLVVGGTSMLPGFVSRLHAELKSLLSTSIANVETPPASDPPSPTTPTISTLPRIAVPPPLVSVGKRRARQPYDPYARLRPLAPHLAIINAPAGVGDGHQNSGKAPAFAPSALPWVGGSLAGSLKIGGEEIPREKYEEATLSMEEEVETVAAPGIVSGRREGYFLPDWTKGVMMVGAPNAAIIPPGTNMDTTT